One Leclercia pneumoniae genomic region harbors:
- the yegD gene encoding molecular chaperone translates to MFIGFDYGTANCSVAVMQDGQPQLLKMENNSTLLPSMICAPTREAVSEWLYRHHQVPATGTETQALLRRAVSFNREEDIDVTATSVQFGLSSLGHYIEDPEEVYFVKSPKSFLGASGLKPQQVALFEDLVCAMMLHIRQQAQSQVTDTITQAVIGRPINFQGLGGDDANQQAQGILERAAHRAGFQDVVFQYEPVAAGLDFEATLSEEKRVLVVDIGGGTTDCSLLLMGPQWHVRRDRENSLLGHSGCRVGGNDLDIALAFKSLMPLLGMGGQTEKGIALPILPWWNAVAINDVPAQSDFYSTANGRFLNDLVRDAQDADKVALLYKLWRQRLSYRVVRSAEESKIALSEAADHTVTLPFIGDELATAISQQGLEAALAQPLQRILEQVQLALDNGKEKPDVIYLTGGSAKSPLIKRALAEQLPGIPIAGGDDFGSVTAGLARWAQVVFS, encoded by the coding sequence GTGTTTATCGGATTTGACTATGGTACCGCCAACTGTTCTGTGGCGGTGATGCAAGACGGGCAGCCACAGCTGCTCAAAATGGAAAATAACAGCACCCTGCTGCCATCAATGATTTGCGCGCCCACGCGTGAAGCGGTAAGCGAGTGGCTCTATCGTCATCATCAGGTTCCGGCTACCGGCACGGAAACCCAGGCGCTGTTACGCCGGGCGGTAAGCTTCAATCGCGAAGAGGATATCGACGTTACCGCCACCAGCGTGCAGTTTGGACTCTCCTCGCTGGGCCACTATATTGAGGACCCGGAAGAGGTCTACTTTGTTAAATCCCCGAAATCCTTCCTCGGCGCCAGCGGCCTGAAGCCGCAGCAGGTTGCTCTGTTTGAGGATCTGGTTTGCGCCATGATGCTGCATATTCGTCAGCAGGCACAGTCGCAGGTGACGGATACCATTACCCAGGCGGTGATTGGTCGCCCTATTAACTTCCAGGGGCTGGGGGGAGACGACGCGAACCAGCAGGCACAAGGGATCCTTGAGCGTGCCGCCCACCGCGCAGGTTTTCAGGACGTGGTGTTCCAGTATGAGCCGGTTGCCGCCGGTCTGGATTTTGAAGCGACGCTCAGTGAAGAGAAACGCGTGCTGGTAGTGGATATCGGCGGCGGGACAACTGACTGCTCGCTGCTGCTGATGGGGCCACAATGGCATGTCCGCCGCGACCGTGAAAATAGCCTGCTGGGACACAGCGGGTGCCGCGTAGGCGGGAACGATCTTGATATTGCACTGGCGTTCAAAAGCCTGATGCCGCTGCTGGGCATGGGCGGCCAGACGGAAAAAGGTATCGCCCTGCCGATCCTCCCCTGGTGGAATGCGGTTGCCATTAACGACGTCCCCGCTCAGAGCGATTTCTACAGTACCGCCAACGGTCGTTTCCTTAATGACCTGGTGCGCGATGCGCAGGATGCCGACAAAGTCGCCCTGCTGTATAAGCTCTGGCGTCAGCGTCTGAGCTATCGCGTGGTGCGTAGCGCCGAAGAGAGTAAAATTGCCCTTTCAGAAGCCGCCGATCATACCGTTACGCTGCCGTTTATCGGCGATGAGCTGGCCACCGCGATTAGTCAGCAGGGGCTGGAGGCGGCACTGGCGCAACCGTTGCAGCGCATTCTGGAACAGGTGCAGCTGGCGCTGGATAACGGTAAAGAGAAACCGGACGTGATCTACCTTACCGGCGGTAGCGCCAAATCGCCGTTAATTAAGCGTGCGCTGGCGGAGCAGTTGCCGGGCATCCCGATTGCTGGCGGCGATGATTTCGGCTCGGTGACGGCGGGGCTGGCGCGTTGGGCGCAGGTAGTGTTTAGCTGA
- a CDS encoding MdtA/MuxA family multidrug efflux RND transporter periplasmic adaptor subunit, which yields MKGSQKSRWAIAAGLIVVVIAAAWYWHSHSAAPAGATSQQRPAGGGRHAMRGGVLAPVQAATAVNKSVPLYLTGLGTITAANTVTVRSRVDGQLMALHFQEGQQVKAGDLLAEIDPSQFKVALAQAQGQLAKDKATLANAQRDLARFQKLVKTNLVSRQELDTQQSLVSESQGTIKADEAAVASAQLQLDWSRITAPIDGRVGLKQVDIGNQISSGDTTGIVVITQTHPIDLVFTLPENDIATVVQAQKTGQPLVVEAWDRANKQKLSEGTLLSLDNQIDTTTGTIKLKARFTNQDDALFPNQFVNARMLVSTQDNAVVIPTAALQMGNEGNFVWVLNSENKVSKHLVKTGIQDSQTVVISAGLSAGDRVVTDGIDRLTEGAKVEVVEAHSDTATPKQPAREQAKQRENA from the coding sequence ATGAAAGGCAGTCAAAAATCCCGCTGGGCAATTGCCGCAGGCCTTATTGTGGTGGTCATTGCCGCCGCGTGGTACTGGCACAGTCACTCCGCGGCACCGGCAGGTGCCACCAGCCAACAGCGCCCCGCAGGCGGTGGCCGCCACGCTATGCGCGGTGGCGTGCTGGCCCCTGTCCAGGCTGCCACCGCCGTCAATAAATCCGTTCCGCTTTACCTTACGGGCCTGGGAACTATCACGGCGGCAAATACGGTGACCGTGCGCAGTCGCGTTGACGGCCAGCTTATGGCGCTCCACTTCCAGGAGGGGCAACAGGTCAAAGCCGGTGATCTGCTGGCTGAAATCGATCCCAGCCAGTTTAAGGTTGCCCTCGCCCAGGCGCAGGGGCAGCTCGCAAAAGACAAAGCGACTCTCGCCAACGCACAGCGCGACCTTGCCCGCTTCCAGAAACTGGTGAAAACCAATCTGGTGTCACGCCAGGAGCTGGATACCCAGCAGTCGCTGGTCAGTGAATCACAGGGCACGATCAAAGCGGATGAAGCCGCCGTCGCTAGTGCCCAGCTCCAGCTTGACTGGAGCCGGATCACCGCCCCGATTGATGGCCGCGTGGGGCTGAAACAGGTTGATATCGGTAACCAGATCTCCAGCGGCGATACCACAGGCATCGTGGTGATCACCCAGACCCACCCCATCGATCTGGTTTTCACCCTGCCAGAAAACGACATTGCTACCGTTGTTCAGGCGCAGAAAACCGGCCAGCCGCTGGTGGTTGAAGCCTGGGATCGCGCCAACAAACAGAAACTGAGCGAAGGTACGCTGCTGAGCCTGGATAACCAGATCGACACCACCACCGGCACCATCAAGCTGAAGGCCCGATTTACCAACCAGGACGACGCGCTCTTCCCGAACCAGTTTGTTAACGCCCGGATGCTGGTCTCGACTCAGGATAACGCGGTAGTTATCCCGACCGCAGCCCTGCAGATGGGCAACGAAGGCAACTTCGTGTGGGTACTGAACAGCGAGAATAAAGTGAGTAAGCATCTGGTGAAAACCGGCATCCAGGACAGCCAGACGGTGGTGATCAGCGCCGGGTTGTCCGCAGGCGATCGCGTAGTCACTGACGGTATCGACCGCCTGACCGAAGGGGCTAAAGTCGAGGTAGTGGAAGCGCACAGCGACACCGCCACTCCGAAGCAGCCTGCCCGTGAACAGGCCAAACAGAGAGAGAACGCCTGA
- a CDS encoding MdtB/MuxB family multidrug efflux RND transporter permease subunit has protein sequence MQVMPPSATGGPSRLFIMRPVATTLLMVAILLAGIIGYRFLPVSALPEVDYPTIQVVTLYPGASPDVVTSAITAPLERQFGQMSGLKQMSSQSSGGASVVTLQFQLTLPLDVAEQEVQAAINAAINLLPSDLPNPPVYSKVNPADPPIMSLAVTSSAMPMTQVEDMVETRVAQKISQVSGVGLVTLSGGQRPAVRVKLNAQAIAALGLTSETIRTAISNANVNSAKGSLDGPTRAVTLSANDQMQSADEYRQLIVAYQNGAPVRLGDVATVEQGAENSWLGAWANKQQAIVMNVQRQPGANIIDTADSIRAMLPQLIESLPKSVSVKVLSDRTTNIRASVSDTQFELMLAIALVVMIIYLFLRNVPATIIPAVAVPLSLVGTFAVMVFLDFSINNLTLMALTIATGFVVDDAIVVIENISRYIEKGEKPLAAALKGAGEIGFTIISLTFSLIAVLIPLLFMGDIVGRLFREFAVTLAVAILISAIVSLTLTPMMCARMLSHESLRKQNRFSRASERMFERVIAAYGRLLTKVLNHPWATLGVALATLALSALLWVMIPKGFFPIQDNGIIQGTLQAPQSVSFASMAQRQQQVSEILMKDPAVESLTSFVGVDGTNPSLNSARLQINLKPLDERDDRVNAVIERLQQAVARVPGIELYLQPTQDLTIDTQVSRTQYQFTLQATTLEALSTWVPQLVEKLQALPQLSDVSSDWQDKGLAAYINVDRDSASRLGITMADVDNALYNAFGQRLISTIYTQANQYRVVLEHDTQRTPGLAGLDAVRLTSSEGGSVPLSAIAKVEERYTPLAVNHLDQFPSTTISFNVPDDYSLGEAVEAILGAEKDLSFPTDIQTQFQGSTLAFQAALGSTIWLIVAAVVAMYIVLGVLYESFIHPITILSTLPTAGVGALLALMLAGSELDVIAIIGIILLIGIVKKNAIMMIDFALAAEREQGMAPREAIYQACLLRFRPILMTTLAALLGALPLMLSTGVGAELRRPLGIGMVGGLLVSQVLTLFTTPVIYLLFDSLALKMKSRFPKRTEEA, from the coding sequence ATGCAGGTGATGCCACCCAGCGCCACGGGCGGGCCGTCACGCCTGTTCATTATGCGCCCGGTCGCCACCACGCTGTTGATGGTGGCGATTTTACTGGCGGGGATTATCGGCTACCGTTTTCTGCCGGTCTCCGCCCTGCCGGAAGTCGATTATCCCACCATCCAGGTGGTGACCCTCTATCCCGGCGCCAGCCCGGATGTGGTCACCTCTGCCATAACCGCCCCGCTGGAGCGTCAGTTCGGCCAGATGTCGGGGCTGAAGCAGATGTCCTCACAAAGCTCTGGTGGCGCGTCGGTGGTAACGCTTCAGTTCCAGCTCACGCTGCCGCTGGATGTCGCCGAGCAGGAGGTGCAGGCCGCCATTAACGCCGCCATCAACCTGCTGCCGTCCGATTTGCCGAATCCGCCAGTCTACAGCAAGGTCAACCCGGCGGATCCGCCCATCATGAGCCTCGCCGTCACCTCGTCTGCCATGCCGATGACGCAGGTGGAAGATATGGTCGAAACCCGCGTGGCGCAGAAGATTTCTCAGGTATCGGGCGTCGGCCTGGTGACCCTCTCTGGCGGCCAGCGTCCGGCTGTACGCGTGAAGCTTAACGCGCAGGCCATCGCCGCGCTGGGGTTGACCAGCGAAACCATCCGTACCGCCATCAGCAACGCCAACGTCAACTCGGCGAAAGGCTCCCTGGATGGCCCCACCCGCGCGGTCACGCTGTCGGCCAACGATCAGATGCAGTCTGCCGATGAGTACCGCCAGCTGATTGTCGCTTACCAGAACGGGGCCCCTGTTCGGCTGGGCGATGTGGCCACGGTCGAACAGGGGGCGGAAAACAGCTGGCTGGGTGCCTGGGCGAATAAGCAGCAGGCCATCGTGATGAACGTGCAGCGCCAGCCGGGCGCTAACATTATCGATACCGCTGACAGCATCCGCGCCATGCTACCGCAGCTGATAGAGAGCCTGCCGAAGTCGGTGAGCGTGAAGGTGCTTTCGGATCGCACCACCAACATCCGCGCCTCGGTCAGCGACACGCAGTTTGAGCTGATGCTCGCCATCGCGCTGGTGGTGATGATCATCTATCTGTTCCTGCGCAACGTTCCCGCCACCATTATCCCCGCCGTCGCGGTGCCGTTATCGCTGGTGGGGACATTTGCGGTCATGGTGTTTCTCGATTTCTCCATCAATAACCTGACGCTAATGGCGCTGACCATCGCCACCGGTTTCGTGGTGGACGATGCCATTGTGGTGATTGAGAATATCTCGCGCTATATCGAGAAAGGCGAGAAACCGCTGGCGGCAGCGCTCAAAGGGGCTGGTGAGATCGGCTTTACCATCATCTCATTGACCTTCTCCCTGATAGCGGTGCTGATTCCGCTGCTGTTTATGGGCGATATTGTCGGACGTCTGTTCCGCGAATTTGCGGTCACCCTGGCGGTGGCGATTCTGATCTCGGCGATAGTGTCATTAACCCTGACGCCTATGATGTGCGCGCGCATGCTGAGCCACGAGTCTCTGCGCAAACAGAACCGTTTTTCTCGCGCCTCTGAACGGATGTTCGAGCGGGTGATCGCCGCTTATGGCCGCCTGCTGACCAAAGTGCTTAACCACCCCTGGGCGACGCTGGGCGTGGCGCTGGCAACCCTGGCCCTCAGCGCCCTGCTGTGGGTCATGATTCCGAAGGGCTTCTTCCCGATTCAGGACAACGGCATTATTCAGGGAACGCTGCAGGCGCCGCAGTCGGTGTCGTTTGCCAGCATGGCCCAGCGCCAGCAGCAGGTTTCCGAAATTCTTATGAAGGATCCGGCCGTCGAGAGTCTGACCTCATTCGTGGGGGTGGACGGTACCAACCCGTCGCTGAACAGCGCTCGTCTGCAGATCAACCTCAAACCGCTCGATGAGCGTGATGACCGCGTTAATGCGGTGATTGAGCGCCTACAGCAAGCCGTGGCGCGCGTACCGGGTATCGAACTCTATCTGCAACCGACTCAGGATCTGACGATCGATACCCAGGTCAGCCGCACTCAGTATCAGTTTACCTTGCAGGCCACCACGCTTGAGGCGCTCAGCACCTGGGTGCCGCAACTGGTAGAGAAACTGCAGGCGCTGCCGCAGCTTTCCGACGTCAGCAGCGACTGGCAGGATAAAGGGTTGGCGGCCTATATCAATGTCGATCGCGACAGCGCCAGCCGGCTGGGCATTACCATGGCGGATGTGGATAACGCCCTGTACAACGCCTTTGGTCAGCGCCTGATCTCCACCATTTATACTCAGGCGAACCAGTACCGCGTGGTGCTGGAGCACGATACGCAACGGACGCCGGGACTGGCAGGGCTGGACGCCGTGCGTCTCACCAGCAGCGAAGGCGGCAGCGTGCCGCTCAGCGCCATCGCGAAAGTGGAGGAGCGCTATACGCCGCTGGCGGTGAACCATCTGGATCAGTTCCCCTCTACCACCATCTCGTTTAACGTCCCGGACGACTACTCGCTGGGCGAGGCGGTGGAGGCTATCCTGGGTGCGGAAAAAGATCTCAGTTTCCCCACCGATATTCAGACCCAGTTCCAGGGCAGTACGCTGGCATTCCAGGCCGCACTGGGCAGTACCATCTGGCTGATCGTGGCGGCAGTGGTGGCAATGTACATCGTGCTTGGCGTGCTGTACGAAAGCTTTATTCATCCCATCACCATCCTCTCTACCCTACCTACTGCAGGAGTGGGAGCCCTGCTGGCGCTGATGCTGGCAGGCAGTGAACTGGATGTGATCGCCATCATTGGCATCATCTTGCTGATTGGTATCGTCAAGAAGAACGCCATCATGATGATCGACTTTGCCCTTGCCGCCGAGCGCGAGCAGGGAATGGCACCGCGCGAGGCCATCTATCAGGCCTGTCTGCTGCGCTTTCGTCCGATCCTGATGACCACCCTCGCCGCCCTGCTCGGTGCCCTGCCGCTGATGCTCAGCACCGGGGTTGGCGCAGAGTTGCGTCGTCCGCTGGGGATTGGCATGGTAGGCGGCCTGCTGGTCAGCCAGGTGTTAACACTCTTTACCACACCGGTGATTTACCTGCTGTTCGACAGCCTGGCACTGAAGATGAAATCCCGCTTCCCGAAGCGTACTGAGGAGGCGTAA
- the mdtC gene encoding multidrug efflux RND transporter permease subunit MdtC, with protein MKFFALFIYRPVATILISLAITLCGVLGFRLLPVAPLPQVDFPVIMVSASLPGASPETMASSVATPLERSLGRIAGVNEMTSSSSLGSTRIILEFNFNRDINGAARDVQAAINAAQSLLPSGMPSRPTYRKANPSDSPIMILTLTSDTYSQGELYDFASTQLAQTIAQIDGVGDVDVGGSSLPAVRVGLNPQALFNQGVSLDDVRSAISNANVRRPQGAIEDSSHRWQIQTNDELKTAAEYQPLIIHYNNGAAVRLSDVASVTDSVQDVRNAGMTNAKPAILLMIRKLPEANIIETVNSIRARLPELQETIPAAIDLQIAQDRSPTIRASLEEVEQSLIISVALVILVVFLFLRSGRATLIPAVAVPVSLIGTFAAMYLCGFSLNNLSLMALTIATGFVVDDAIVVLENISRHLEAGMKPLQAALQGSREVGFTVLSMSLSLVAVFLPLLLMDGLPGRLLREFAVTLSVAIGISLAVSLTLTPMMCGWMLKSGKPHSQPRKRGFGRLLMALQEGYGKSLKWVLNHTRIVGLVLLGTIVLNVWLYITIPKTFFPEQDTGVLMGGIQADQSISFQAMRGKLQDFMKIIRDDPAVDNVTGFTGGSRVNSGMMFITLKSRDNRSETAQQVIDRLRGKLAKEPGANLFLMAVQDIRVGGRQANASYQYTLLSDDLAALREWEPKIRKALAALPQLADVNSDQQDNGAEMSLTYDRETMSRLGIDVSAANSLLNNAFGQRQISTIYQPMNQYKVVMEVDPRYTQDISALDKMFVINNDGKAIPLSYFASWQPANAPLSVNHQGLSAASTVSFNLPTGSSLSEASEAINRAMTQLGVPSTVRGSFAGTAQVFQETMNSQIILILAAIATVYIVLGVLYESYVHPLTILSTLPSAGVGALLALELFGAPFSLIALIGIMLLIGIVKKNAIMMVDFALEAQRNGNLRPQEAIFQACLLRFRPIMMTTLAALFGALPLVISSGDGAELRQPLGITIVGGLVMSQLLTLYTTPVVYLFFDRLRLRFSRQNTNGDGVNDRSP; from the coding sequence GTGAAGTTTTTCGCCCTCTTCATTTACCGCCCGGTGGCGACGATCCTGATTTCGCTCGCCATTACGCTCTGCGGCGTGCTCGGCTTCCGGCTGCTGCCGGTGGCCCCGCTGCCGCAGGTGGATTTCCCGGTCATTATGGTCAGCGCGTCGTTGCCCGGCGCGTCGCCAGAGACCATGGCCTCGTCGGTCGCCACGCCGCTTGAGCGCTCCCTCGGACGCATCGCCGGGGTCAACGAGATGACCTCCAGCAGCTCGCTGGGCAGTACGCGCATCATTCTGGAGTTCAACTTTAACCGCGACATCAACGGCGCGGCCCGTGACGTGCAGGCAGCGATCAACGCCGCGCAAAGCTTGTTGCCAAGCGGTATGCCGAGCCGCCCGACGTACCGCAAAGCTAACCCGTCAGACTCGCCGATCATGATCCTGACGCTCACCTCGGATACCTATTCCCAGGGTGAGCTGTATGACTTTGCCTCTACCCAGCTGGCGCAGACCATCGCCCAGATCGACGGCGTGGGCGATGTGGATGTGGGGGGCAGTTCCCTGCCAGCCGTGCGCGTGGGGCTCAACCCGCAGGCGCTGTTTAACCAGGGCGTATCGCTGGATGACGTGCGCAGCGCTATCAGTAATGCTAACGTGCGCAGGCCGCAGGGAGCCATCGAAGACAGTAGCCACCGCTGGCAGATCCAGACCAACGATGAACTCAAAACCGCCGCCGAATACCAGCCACTGATTATTCACTACAACAACGGCGCGGCGGTGCGCCTCAGCGACGTGGCAAGCGTAACCGACTCGGTTCAGGATGTGCGTAACGCCGGGATGACCAACGCCAAACCGGCCATTTTGCTGATGATCCGCAAGCTGCCGGAGGCCAACATCATCGAGACGGTCAACAGCATCCGCGCCCGTCTGCCGGAGTTACAAGAGACCATTCCGGCGGCCATCGATCTGCAGATCGCTCAGGACCGCTCCCCCACCATTCGCGCCTCGCTTGAAGAGGTTGAGCAGTCGCTGATTATCTCCGTGGCGCTGGTGATCCTCGTGGTCTTCCTGTTCCTGCGCTCCGGTCGCGCCACGCTGATCCCCGCCGTGGCGGTACCGGTGTCGCTTATCGGCACCTTCGCCGCCATGTATCTGTGCGGTTTTAGCCTTAATAACTTGTCGCTGATGGCGCTGACTATCGCCACCGGCTTCGTGGTGGATGACGCTATTGTGGTGCTGGAGAATATCTCCCGTCATCTGGAGGCGGGCATGAAGCCGCTTCAGGCGGCGCTGCAGGGGTCGCGTGAAGTGGGCTTTACCGTGCTCTCCATGAGCCTGTCGCTGGTGGCCGTGTTCTTACCGCTGCTGCTGATGGATGGCCTGCCGGGACGGCTGTTGCGCGAATTCGCCGTGACGCTCTCGGTCGCCATCGGCATTTCGCTGGCGGTCTCTCTGACCCTCACCCCGATGATGTGCGGCTGGATGCTGAAATCCGGCAAACCGCACAGCCAGCCGCGTAAACGCGGGTTTGGCCGGCTACTGATGGCGCTGCAGGAGGGCTACGGTAAATCACTGAAGTGGGTACTGAACCATACCCGCATCGTCGGGCTGGTGCTGCTGGGCACCATTGTGCTCAATGTCTGGCTCTATATCACCATACCGAAAACCTTCTTCCCGGAGCAGGATACCGGGGTGCTGATGGGCGGCATCCAGGCTGACCAGAGCATCTCCTTCCAGGCGATGCGCGGAAAGTTGCAGGACTTTATGAAGATCATACGCGACGACCCGGCGGTGGATAATGTCACCGGCTTTACCGGCGGCTCGCGGGTCAACAGCGGGATGATGTTTATTACCCTTAAATCCCGCGATAACCGCAGCGAAACCGCCCAGCAGGTTATTGATCGTCTGCGCGGCAAGCTGGCGAAAGAGCCCGGCGCAAACCTCTTTTTGATGGCCGTTCAGGATATCCGCGTTGGCGGGCGGCAGGCCAATGCCAGCTACCAGTACACCTTGCTGTCGGACGATCTCGCCGCCCTGCGCGAATGGGAGCCGAAGATCCGCAAAGCGCTGGCGGCCTTGCCGCAGCTGGCGGATGTTAACTCAGACCAGCAGGACAACGGCGCAGAGATGAGCCTGACCTACGACCGGGAAACCATGTCGCGGCTGGGGATAGATGTCAGCGCGGCCAACAGCCTGCTGAATAATGCCTTCGGTCAGCGGCAGATCTCTACCATCTACCAGCCGATGAACCAGTACAAGGTGGTGATGGAAGTCGATCCGCGCTACACCCAGGATATCAGCGCACTGGATAAGATGTTTGTGATTAACAACGACGGCAAGGCAATTCCGCTCTCCTACTTTGCCAGCTGGCAGCCGGCGAACGCGCCGCTGTCGGTTAACCATCAGGGGCTGTCCGCGGCGTCGACCGTCTCATTCAACCTGCCTACCGGCTCTTCGCTCTCAGAGGCCAGTGAAGCCATCAACCGCGCAATGACTCAACTGGGGGTCCCTTCGACGGTGCGCGGCAGCTTTGCCGGTACGGCGCAGGTTTTCCAGGAGACGATGAATTCTCAGATCATTTTGATTCTGGCGGCGATTGCCACCGTCTATATCGTGCTGGGGGTGCTCTACGAGAGCTATGTCCATCCGCTGACGATTCTTTCCACCCTGCCGTCGGCGGGGGTGGGGGCGCTGCTGGCACTGGAGCTATTTGGCGCACCGTTTAGCCTCATCGCGCTTATCGGGATCATGCTATTAATAGGAATAGTGAAGAAAAACGCGATCATGATGGTCGATTTTGCTCTGGAGGCGCAGCGCAACGGCAACCTGAGGCCGCAAGAGGCCATCTTCCAGGCCTGCCTGCTGCGTTTCCGCCCGATTATGATGACCACCCTGGCAGCGCTGTTTGGCGCGCTACCGCTGGTTATCTCCAGCGGGGACGGTGCCGAGCTGCGTCAGCCGCTGGGGATCACCATTGTCGGCGGTCTGGTGATGAGCCAGCTGCTTACGCTCTACACGACGCCGGTGGTTTACCTGTTCTTTGATCGTCTGCGGTTGCGTTTTTCACGGCAAAACACTAACGGTGACGGAGTAAATGACCGATCTCCCTAA
- the baeS gene encoding two-component system sensor histidine kinase BaeS: protein MKFWRPGITGKLFLAIFATCIVLLITMHWAVRVSFERGFIDYIKHGNEQRLQGLSDALGEQYALHGNWRFLRNNDRFIFQILRSLEHDSDDDRPGPGMPPHGWRTQFWVIDQDMRVLVGPRAPVPPDGTKRAIRVNGANVGWVIASPVERLTRNTDINFDRQQRQTSWLIVALSTLLAALATFPLARGLLAPVKRLVEGTHKLAAGDFSTRVDTRSEDELGKLAQDFNQLASTLEKNQQMRRDFMADISHELRTPLAVLRGELEAIQDGVRQFTPESVASLQAEVGTLTKLVDDLHQLSMSDEGALAYQKAPVDVINILEVASGAFRERFASCDLRIELALPDHAVVFGDRDRLMQLFNNLLENSLRYTDGGGALRLSGHLTDTHFALTFADTAPGVTDAQLTKLFERFYRTEGSRNRASGGSGLGLAICVNIVAAHGGTLRAAHSPFGGVSITVELPLERELSREV, encoded by the coding sequence ATGAAGTTCTGGCGTCCCGGTATTACGGGTAAGCTGTTTCTCGCCATTTTCGCCACCTGTATCGTCCTGCTTATCACGATGCACTGGGCGGTGCGGGTCAGTTTTGAACGCGGCTTTATCGATTACATTAAGCATGGCAACGAACAGCGTCTGCAGGGGTTAAGCGATGCGCTGGGCGAACAGTATGCCCTGCATGGCAACTGGCGGTTTTTACGTAATAACGATCGCTTCATTTTTCAGATCCTGCGCTCCCTCGAACATGATTCTGATGATGATCGCCCCGGTCCGGGCATGCCGCCGCACGGCTGGCGCACCCAGTTCTGGGTGATTGATCAGGATATGCGCGTGCTCGTTGGCCCGCGCGCCCCCGTCCCCCCGGACGGGACCAAACGTGCCATCAGGGTCAACGGCGCCAACGTCGGCTGGGTCATTGCCTCCCCGGTGGAGCGGCTCACCCGCAATACCGATATTAATTTCGATCGCCAGCAGCGGCAGACCAGCTGGCTGATTGTGGCCCTCTCCACCCTGCTTGCCGCGCTGGCCACCTTCCCGCTGGCGCGCGGCCTGCTGGCGCCGGTCAAGCGGCTGGTTGAAGGGACGCACAAGCTGGCGGCGGGCGATTTCTCGACCCGGGTAGATACCCGCAGCGAGGACGAACTGGGCAAGCTGGCGCAAGACTTTAACCAGCTTGCCAGCACCCTGGAGAAGAACCAGCAGATGCGCCGGGACTTTATGGCCGATATCTCGCACGAACTGCGCACCCCGCTGGCGGTGCTGCGCGGCGAACTGGAGGCCATCCAGGATGGGGTGCGGCAGTTCACCCCCGAGTCGGTGGCCTCGTTACAGGCAGAAGTGGGTACCCTCACCAAGCTGGTGGACGATCTCCACCAGCTTTCGATGTCCGACGAAGGGGCGCTGGCCTATCAGAAAGCCCCGGTCGATGTGATCAACATTCTGGAAGTGGCCAGTGGGGCGTTTCGCGAACGTTTTGCCAGCTGCGATCTGCGCATTGAACTCGCCCTGCCCGACCATGCGGTGGTCTTTGGCGATCGCGACCGCCTGATGCAGCTATTTAATAATCTGCTGGAAAACAGCCTGCGTTATACCGATGGCGGAGGGGCATTACGCCTCTCCGGCCACCTTACAGACACCCATTTTGCCCTCACCTTCGCCGACACGGCCCCCGGGGTCACGGACGCGCAGCTCACAAAACTGTTTGAGCGCTTTTACCGTACGGAAGGTTCGCGTAATCGTGCCAGCGGCGGCTCCGGGCTGGGGCTGGCGATTTGCGTGAACATTGTGGCGGCGCACGGCGGCACGCTGCGCGCCGCGCATTCGCCTTTTGGTGGGGTTAGCATTACAGTAGAGCTACCGCTGGAAAGAGAGTTATCGAGAGAAGTATGA
- the baeR gene encoding two-component system response regulator BaeR gives MTELPIDENTPRILIVEDEPKLGQLLIDYLRAASYAPTLISHGDQVLAYVRQTPPDLILLDLMLPGTDGLTLCREIRRFSDLPIVMVTAKIEEIDRLLGLEIGADDYICKPYSPREVVARVKTILRRCKPHRELQALDAVSPLIIDESRFQASWRNKLLDLTPAEFRLLKTLSHEPGKVFSREQLLNHLYDDYRVVTDRTIDSHIKNLRRKLEALDADQSFIRAVYGVGYRWEADACRIG, from the coding sequence ATGACTGAACTCCCTATTGACGAAAACACGCCACGAATTTTGATCGTGGAGGACGAGCCTAAGCTTGGGCAGCTGTTAATCGACTATCTGCGGGCAGCCAGCTATGCGCCCACCCTGATCAGCCACGGCGATCAGGTGCTGGCGTATGTGCGTCAGACCCCACCGGATCTGATCCTGCTGGATCTGATGCTGCCAGGCACCGATGGGCTGACCCTGTGCCGCGAAATCCGCCGCTTTTCCGATCTCCCCATTGTGATGGTGACGGCCAAAATCGAAGAGATCGACCGCCTGTTGGGGCTGGAAATTGGTGCCGATGATTACATCTGTAAGCCCTATAGCCCGCGCGAAGTGGTCGCCAGGGTGAAAACGATTTTGCGCCGCTGCAAGCCACACCGTGAGCTTCAGGCTCTGGATGCGGTCAGCCCGCTGATTATCGACGAGAGCCGTTTTCAGGCCAGCTGGCGTAATAAGCTACTGGATTTAACCCCCGCCGAGTTTCGCCTGCTGAAAACCCTCTCTCACGAACCGGGGAAAGTCTTCTCCCGAGAACAGTTACTTAACCACCTGTATGACGATTATCGCGTGGTTACTGACCGTACTATTGATAGCCACATTAAAAATCTGCGCCGCAAACTGGAAGCGCTGGATGCCGATCAGTCGTTTATTCGCGCGGTGTATGGTGTGGGATATCGCTGGGAAGCGGACGCATGCCGCATCGGATAG